A window of the Cicer arietinum cultivar CDC Frontier isolate Library 1 chromosome 6, Cicar.CDCFrontier_v2.0, whole genome shotgun sequence genome harbors these coding sequences:
- the LOC101503096 gene encoding histone deacetylase HDT1-like isoform X2 translates to MEAPMEFWGIEVKPGQSVNVDPNDELEGYIHISQVALGEIKKDKSIEPVVLYLKVADQKLVLGTLIKDSIPHLALDIVLDKESELSHNSKTASIYFSGYKVLHGDDGDDSDFSDSDCDHDHEIPVIDQAQVAKEVAKLGKTAAKPAAANGASAKQVKIVDPEKDEVESDDDDSDEDFSEDDDTDASDEMDTDTDSDEDSESDEETPAKEVTVINKNKRPNGSASKTPVPTKKAKNATPEKTDGKKGAHTATPHPMKKGGKSPKGSAGKGQTPNSNKSGNFKGGKQQKRTK, encoded by the exons ATGGAAGCACCAATGGAATTTTGGG GTATTGAGGTTAAGCCAGGACAATCTGTCAACGTTGATCCAAATGATGAATTAGAGGGATACATCCACATATCTCAG GTTGCACTTGGAGAAATAAAGAAAGACAAATCAATTGAACCTGTTGTTCTGTATTTGAAAGTTGCTGATCAAAAGCTTGTCTTGGGAACTCTTATTAAGGATTCAATTCCCCATCTTGCTTTGGATATAGTTCTAGACAAGGAATCTGAACTTTCCCACAATTCCAAAACTGCTAGCATCTATTTTTCTGGATACAAAGTTCTTCA TGGTGATGATGGTGATGACTCTGATTTTTCTGATTCTG ATTGTGATCATGATCATGAAATTCCAGTGATTGACCAAG CTCAAGTTGCAAAGGAGGTGGCTAAACTTGGAAAAACTGCTGCTAAACCTGCTGCTGCAAACGGTGCATCTGCTAAGCAAGTCAAGATTGTTGATCCAGAGAAAGATGAAGTTGAATCTGATGATGATGACTCCGATGAAGATTTTTCTGAAGATGATGATACTGATGCTTCTGATGAG ATGGATACCGATACAGATAGTGATGAGGACAGTGAGAGTGACGAAGAAACTCCAGCTAAGGAG GTGACTGTGATCAATAAGAACAAGAGACCCAACGGGTCTGCATCAAAAACCCCAGTTCCTACCAAGAAAGCTAAAAATGCTACTCCTGAAAAGACTG ATGGTAAGAAAGGTGCACATACTGCAACTCCCCACCCTATGAAGAAAGGTGGAAAATCCCCAAAGGGTTCTGCTGGGAAGGGCCAGACTCCCAATTCTAACAA GTCTGGCAACTTCAAAGGTGGTAAACAGCAAAAAAGGACTAAGTAA
- the LOC101503096 gene encoding histone deacetylase HDT1-like isoform X1 → MEAPMEFWGIEVKPGQSVNVDPNDELEGYIHISQVALGEIKKDKSIEPVVLYLKVADQKLVLGTLIKDSIPHLALDIVLDKESELSHNSKTASIYFSGYKVLHGDDGDDSDFSDSDCDHDHEIPVIDQAQVAKEVAKLGKTAAKPAAANGASAKQVKIVDPEKDEVESDDDDSDEDFSEDDDTDASDEVDTIADSDSDEGSESDEETPAKKMDTDTDSDEDSESDEETPAKEVTVINKNKRPNGSASKTPVPTKKAKNATPEKTDGKKGAHTATPHPMKKGGKSPKGSAGKGQTPNSNKSGNFKGGKQQKRTK, encoded by the exons ATGGAAGCACCAATGGAATTTTGGG GTATTGAGGTTAAGCCAGGACAATCTGTCAACGTTGATCCAAATGATGAATTAGAGGGATACATCCACATATCTCAG GTTGCACTTGGAGAAATAAAGAAAGACAAATCAATTGAACCTGTTGTTCTGTATTTGAAAGTTGCTGATCAAAAGCTTGTCTTGGGAACTCTTATTAAGGATTCAATTCCCCATCTTGCTTTGGATATAGTTCTAGACAAGGAATCTGAACTTTCCCACAATTCCAAAACTGCTAGCATCTATTTTTCTGGATACAAAGTTCTTCA TGGTGATGATGGTGATGACTCTGATTTTTCTGATTCTG ATTGTGATCATGATCATGAAATTCCAGTGATTGACCAAG CTCAAGTTGCAAAGGAGGTGGCTAAACTTGGAAAAACTGCTGCTAAACCTGCTGCTGCAAACGGTGCATCTGCTAAGCAAGTCAAGATTGTTGATCCAGAGAAAGATGAAGTTGAATCTGATGATGATGACTCCGATGAAGATTTTTCTGAAGATGATGATACTGATGCTTCTGATGAG GTGGATACTATTGCTGATAGTGATAGTGATGAGGGCAGTGAGAGTGATGAGGAGACTCCTGCCAAGAAG ATGGATACCGATACAGATAGTGATGAGGACAGTGAGAGTGACGAAGAAACTCCAGCTAAGGAG GTGACTGTGATCAATAAGAACAAGAGACCCAACGGGTCTGCATCAAAAACCCCAGTTCCTACCAAGAAAGCTAAAAATGCTACTCCTGAAAAGACTG ATGGTAAGAAAGGTGCACATACTGCAACTCCCCACCCTATGAAGAAAGGTGGAAAATCCCCAAAGGGTTCTGCTGGGAAGGGCCAGACTCCCAATTCTAACAA GTCTGGCAACTTCAAAGGTGGTAAACAGCAAAAAAGGACTAAGTAA